The DNA window CTGTAAAAGCAATCTGTGTAAAAGATGGACAAAAATTTATTGAAGAATTTGATAAAGTTTTAGTTGCAGTTGGAAGAAAACCTAACACTGATAATCTAGGACTTGAAAATACTTCAATTCAATTAGGAAAATTTGGAGAAATATTAGTTGACGATTATTTGAAAACAAATGCTCCTAATATATGGGCAGTTGGAGATGTTAAAGGTGGTCCACAATTCACTTATGTTTCATTAGATGACTTCCGTATTGTATTTCCTCAAATTTTAGGAGAAAATAATGGAAGAAAATTATCTGATAGAGTTTTAATTCCAACTTCAACATTTATAGATCCACCATATTCAAGAGTTGGAATAAATGAAAAGGAAGCACAAAGATTAGGAATAAATTATACTAAAAAATTTGCTTTAACAAGTACTATTCCTAAGGCTCATGTTATAAATGAGATAGAAGGATTTACTAAAATTTTAATAAATGAAAATGATGAAATTATTGGAGCAAGTATTTGTCATTATGAATCACATGAAATGATAAATTTATTAGCTCTTGCTATAAATCAAAAAATAAAATCAAAAGTTTTAAAAGATTTTATCTATACTCACCCTATTTTTACAGAAAGCTTAAATGATATTTTAGGATAATTCTAAACTATTTTGATAAAATATGTTATAATTATTATAACTTAATATGTATTTGGAATTTTATTCTACTATTTTAAAAGAAAGGGGAGAGAAAAAATGAAAAAGGTTTTATTAGGTTTGACAACTTTACTTTTAATATCTTGTGTAAATTTGAATGAACCTAAGGTTCAAAAAGTAGTAAATAGCCTAAAGAGTTCTAATAAAAATAATGTAGTAAAAACTCAAAAAGAAGAAAAGAAAAAAGCTATACCTATTACTAATAAAACTAAGGTTATTAAAACCAGAAATTTATTAAAAGAGGCAGAGGCAATTCAAGAGGATAGCTATGCAAATAAAATAAAAAAGTATAAGGTATATAAATCTTTAACTGCTTATAATCCTAGTTATAAAGCAAAACTTAGCTCAAGAATAAATGAGCTTTTAAATAAGATTGAAAAAACTTATAATTTTAATGTTATTGGAGCTGACCTAGTATTTCAAGATATTATAGACAATGGTTTATATGATAATATTGAAAATAAAATTTTTACATATTCTACTAATAATCCAGATGTAACACTTCAAATAGAGATGAGTTCAATTAACTATAATAAACCAGTTGTTAATGTAAAAACTATTCCAAAAGAATATTCAGAAAGATACACTAACAAAGATGGAAATGAAATATTAAATGTTGTAAAATATTATGAAAATAAAACTACTGAAACAGCTGGTTTGACATTTGTAGTTGAGTATAAATTAGTTTCAAATTTAACTGGTGAAGTTTTAGTTAGTAATAGAAAAAGTATTGAAAAAAATTACAATGAAAGTTGGAAAACATATTATATAAGTTCTTTTAGAATAGATAAAAAGAAACAAATTCCAAGTGATGAAAAAGAAAAGCATGTTCCAGCAAAACAAGAAATATATAAAGCAGCTTTTCATGAAATGTTTGATACAATAAATAAAGATATAAACAGTTTACCAAGTGTAAAATAAATTTTAAAAATTTGAGGTTATATTGTAATTTAATTCACAATAACCTCATTTTTTTATGCTATAATATTAAAGTAAAAATTAATCTCATTTAAAAGGAAGGATATGAAAGATAATATTGCATTAATTGGTTTTATGGGAAGTGGAAAAACAACTGTTGGAAAACTTCTTGCTAAAACTATGGAAATGAAATTTGTTGATATAGATAAAGTGATAGAAGCTCATGAAAAAAAATCAATTAATGATATTTTTCATGAAAAGGGGCAAATCTATTTTAGAGATTTAGAGAGAGAAATTATTTTACAAGAATCTTTAAAAAATAATTGTGTTATTGCCACTGGTGGAGGTTCTATTTTAGATAATGAAAATATTAAAAGGTTAAAAGAAACATCTTTTATTGTTTTTCTTAATGCAACTATTAAATGTTTATATCTAAGACTTAAAGATAATACTACTCGTCCTATTTTAAATGATGTTGAGGATAAAAGAAAAGTTATAGAAGAATTATTAGAAAAAAGAAAATTCTTATATCAAATATCAGCTGATTATATTATTGATATAAATGAATATACAAATATTTATGAAACAGTTGATAAGATTAAAGAAGCATATATAATATCTTAATTACATGGAGGAAAAGCTGAATGATAAATGGAAATACTTCTGGATTAAAAGAATATATTTTAGAGAATTTAGATAAATTATATAGTACAAAAATTGAGAAAGGAAAATTAATAAATCAAGAAATAGTAGATTATATTTCTGAAATTAGTAATAAAATAAATAGAGAAATTAATATTGCAATAGATAGAAATGGGAATATAATAGATATTTCAATAGGAGATAGTAGTACAGTGAATCTTCCTGTTGTTCCAGTTTATGATAAAAAACTATCTGGAGTGAGAATAGTACATACTCACCCAGGTGGAAACCCTCATCTTTCTTCTGTAGATATTTCAGCACTTATAAAGTTGAAATTAGATTGTATAGTTTCTATTGGAGTAAGTGAAGAAGGTGTCACTGGTTATGAAGTAGCTATTTGTAGTATAGTAAATGATGAATTAAGCTATGATAGAACTTTACTTAAAAATTTAGATGATTTTGATTATTTAGAAGAAATTAAGGAAGTTGAGGAAAACCTTAGAAAAAGAAATGTAACTGAGGATGATAAAGAATATGCACTTTTGATTGGTATTGATGAGGAAGAATATTTAGATGAACTAGAGGAATTAGCTTCTGCTTGTGATGTAAAGGTTGTAGGAAGATTTTTTCAAAAAAGAAGTAAACCTGATCCTGTATTTTTAATTGGCTCTGGAAAAATACAAGAATTAGCATTAACTAGGCAAGTAAGAAAAGCAAATCTTTTAATTTTTGATGAAGAATTAAGTGGTTTGCAATTAAAAATGATAGAGGAAGTTACAGGTTGCAAGGTTATAGATAGAACAACTTTAATTTTAGAAATTTTTGCAAGAAGAGCAAGAACAAGAGAAGCTAAATTACAAGTTGAATTAGCTCAATTAAAATATAGAAGTAATAGACTTATTGGTTTTGGGGTAACTATGTCAAGATTAGGTGGAGGAGTTGGAACAAAGGGACCAGGTGAAAAGAAACTTGAAATTGATAGAAGAGTTATCAAAAAAACTATCTCTTATCTAAATAATGAACTTGAAAATATAAAAAAAGTGAGATATACTCAAAGAAGTAAAAGAGAAGATTCAGGTATGCCTAGAGTATCACTTGTAGGTTATACAAATGTTGGAAAATCTACTTTAAGAAATATTTTAGTTGATATGTACCAAAATGATAAAACTCTAAAAAAAGATAAAGTCTTATCACAAAATATGTTATTTGCTACACTTGATACAACTACTAGAACAATAGAACTAAAAGATAAGAGAATTGTATCTCTTACTGATACAGTTGGTTTTATACAAAAGCTTCCTCATGATTTAGTAGAATCTTTTAAATCAACACTTGAAGAAGTAATATTCTCTGATTTAATTATCCATGTTGCAGATATTTCATCTAAAAATGTAATAGAACAAATTGAAGCAGTTGAAAAAGTTTTAGAAGAGTTAAATTGTTTAAATAAAACAAAAATTTTACTCTTAAATAAGATTGATAATGCAACTAAAAATAACTCATATATGTTAATAGAGCAAAAAATTGATGAAATTAAAGAAAAATACTCTAATTATCAAACATTAATTATAAGTGCTAAAAATAGATTTAATATTGATGAACTTATGGAATTGATTAAAAAGAATCTAATAGTAAAAACTTATAATTGTAAACTTTTAATTCCTTATACTAATACAGAAGTAGCAGCAAGAATACATAGAAACACTATTGTAAAATCTGAATCTTTTGTTGATGAAGGAATAGTTTTAGAAGTAGTTATGAATGAAAAAGAATATAATAAGTTTAAA is part of the Fusobacterium nucleatum genome and encodes:
- a CDS encoding shikimate kinase; the protein is MKDNIALIGFMGSGKTTVGKLLAKTMEMKFVDIDKVIEAHEKKSINDIFHEKGQIYFRDLEREIILQESLKNNCVIATGGGSILDNENIKRLKETSFIVFLNATIKCLYLRLKDNTTRPILNDVEDKRKVIEELLEKRKFLYQISADYIIDINEYTNIYETVDKIKEAYIIS
- the hflX gene encoding GTPase HflX, giving the protein MINGNTSGLKEYILENLDKLYSTKIEKGKLINQEIVDYISEISNKINREINIAIDRNGNIIDISIGDSSTVNLPVVPVYDKKLSGVRIVHTHPGGNPHLSSVDISALIKLKLDCIVSIGVSEEGVTGYEVAICSIVNDELSYDRTLLKNLDDFDYLEEIKEVEENLRKRNVTEDDKEYALLIGIDEEEYLDELEELASACDVKVVGRFFQKRSKPDPVFLIGSGKIQELALTRQVRKANLLIFDEELSGLQLKMIEEVTGCKVIDRTTLILEIFARRARTREAKLQVELAQLKYRSNRLIGFGVTMSRLGGGVGTKGPGEKKLEIDRRVIKKTISYLNNELENIKKVRYTQRSKREDSGMPRVSLVGYTNVGKSTLRNILVDMYQNDKTLKKDKVLSQNMLFATLDTTTRTIELKDKRIVSLTDTVGFIQKLPHDLVESFKSTLEEVIFSDLIIHVADISSKNVIEQIEAVEKVLEELNCLNKTKILLLNKIDNATKNNSYMLIEQKIDEIKEKYSNYQTLIISAKNRFNIDELMELIKKNLIVKTYNCKLLIPYTNTEVAARIHRNTIVKSESFVDEGIVLEVVMNEKEYNKFKNFILN